TGCCCTAACAACGGAGGATTGTTCCTGAGGTGTCTTCCATATTGGGTCCCAACAGGTAAAGGCTGCCTCAAAATTCGAGAGGGCTGACGATCTGATAGGTGACGCCCAAAACCTGTGGAAGCGGGATCAGCTGTTGGCCCGATATTGGCCCGCTCCACTGTGACGCGTTTTTCGTGGTGGaggtgtctctcgcgttgGAATGGCTCCTTCCGGAAGGCGCGGCGGCGCTGGACTTTCATATCTCTCGAGAGTTCGCTTGCTCTGGTATCCGGGCCGGCAACCTCGGCGGCTAAGACAAGTCGCCCATCAGTGCACCTGCTTAGTGCCTCAGATGTGTCCCTGCCATAATTACGTGCAACAGAGCTCTCCATCCCGTGTTGCTGCCCATTATCTTTTGCATTTAGGCTTTGCAGTACACGCCGCTTGCCCTGCTCAACGTCACACGGAGCTGCGTGATCTGCGAtgcctcttttttccgtgGTGGAGGGGTGTTCCCGGTTGAGAGCCTGACTTCCGTCATCGACCCTCGGCGGCAGTGACTGCCTGTTGATGCTCTCCTCTCTATCTAATGATCGTACCCTCTTACGTCTGCCTAGACCAACCAGTTCATGCGCCGACGCCGCTGAATCGGATTCGGCTGCTGTCCGCTGTGGCTCTCCAACGTCTTCACCTTTTTCTTGTGACTCGCCATGATGCACGCCATCATGGTCCACAGCCTGCTCCGCCTTATCTCCAGTGTTCGTCTGGTTCACAAAATGAGCCGCGCCATCAGTTGAATTCCGGTTGTCGTCAGGTACTACCCGCTGTCGAGAACCACTGACCTCGGATGAGCCACTGGCTGACACCGACCTAAGAGACCGACTGCGTGACGGAAGATGCGCGCCTACACATGCCCGTTCCGACTCAGAGCATTTGGCCTCTACCATCGCACCCTGATTCACTTTATTTTGATCACGCTTCACTCCTAAAGATTCCCTGTTGAGCGGACGATCGAGTGAAGAAGTCCTTGTCCACGGACCTGAACGGCGCGGTTGGCTTCGGCGCGCCTCTCGGCTCCCATTTTTCCTTGCCCTTGATCTGGACTGACGACTGCGAGATGAGCATGGTGAGTCACTGCACCGTCTCGGAACGGTCTGTCCTGTGGCACGTCGAAATGATTCACGACTACCAATCGTTGCAATAGCCGGAGCTGCCCTGCTTCTCATGTGACTATCTGGGCGCCCGTTTGTCTCCGacttttcctgtctttttgGAGAAGGACTATCACCTCTCTGACCAACAGATGACCGCGATTTGTAAGCTGAAGAGCGCGTACGActgtcgtttcttcgtcgtgtGTCGTTCTCCCTGTGATACGGAGAGGCCCGACGACAGGACCTGGATCGTGACACTCTACGTAAGCTGTTGCGGTAATGTCTGGAATTGGTTGGGCTGTGCCTGCAGTATCGCGCTCCGTGTGTCGCCCTTTGCCCATCATTTCGAGATCTGTACCTTTCTGCGCGCCCTGGGCTTGGCCTCAAGTCTCGAGAGCTCTGTCTAGTACGATGTCGGCTGAGGCGCTCTCTCGCTGGAGATTCGCTACGCCTGTTTCGTGATCCATCGCGCAGCCGATTCTTCTGTTCACCACCTGAGCACCGCATGTGTTGGTACCTCATCCTGCTATCACGACTGTATCCACTCTTTTGAACTGAAGGTGCAGCGACAGCTGACCTGTCCTCACTGGCCCCACTTGCCTGCATTCACTTGCCTGCGCATTCAACTTGATTCCTTTGTGGATTTACTCCGTAACTTGCAAGTTCCGCTACCACTGTCGAAGGGATGCCAGCGACACGGAAAGCCAGTACGAAGCGTAGCTCCTGCAGGAACCGCCTGTAGAAAGTTTCATGTGGTCCCGGTACTGCGGCACCTTTTCAGGAAAAGACACCACTGAAGCACTCGGACGACTACGCACTGTTAATGCAGAAGAACTGTTTGCGTTCACCCAACGAAAAACATTTCTGTTTCATTTGACACGTGGCCGGGGCGcgcaagcagagacagccagcaacacgagagaaaaggtgagGGGAACAAGACGAGACTACAAAGGGCATCACGACTGTTCGCACGGTTAGACCGCATGTGCTGATCCGACCCAGCACACCTCAAAGGTTGTCGGAACTACGGTCTTTCAAAAACATGATTAAAAAGATGGAAGCCGTTCAAACAGGAACTTCACTTGATGACAATTATAATTGGCGATAATTCTCATGCTGATGCTACGTTTTTAAAGGCACCTGTAGTTGCGTGCCCTTACGAGAGTCCCGCTGCATGTACGACGACGGTGTGCACCAGAAATGCCGTCCGCCTCGACCCACCGTGCCTCATTTGGCGCTTCGAGCCACTTGCATCGCGGCCACGTTGGATGAGCGAATCGTTTTTGTGCAAGAGATCCATTGACACACTTATCGTCGGCACACTAAGCTTCCTCCTGCGGTAGGTAGGTACACGCCACTTGTTTCCGCTCTACCAGAGAAGCCCATGCAGACGCCTGCGGCAGCACGATCGACAGATGTTCAGTGCTTTCAGTCTTGCCCTCCATTTTCCTGCTTGACTAATGAATGCATTCATCAAATTCATTGTTAGTCGTGCCTAGAAAATTACCATTAGAGCTAACAGAGGAACCCAAGGCAGGTGGAGCATTCCATCAAAGGTGCAGCAGTCCCTCCAACAAGCACCGCCGT
This genomic interval from Toxoplasma gondii ME49 chromosome VIIb, whole genome shotgun sequence contains the following:
- a CDS encoding hypothetical protein (encoded by transcript TGME49_262935); the encoded protein is MQASGASEDRSAVAAPSVQKSGYSRDSRMRYQHMRCSGGEQKNRLRDGSRNRRSESPARERLSRHRTRQSSRDLRPSPGRAERYRSRNDGQRATHGARYCRHSPTNSRHYRNSLRRVSRSRSCRRASPYHRENDTRRRNDSRTRSSAYKSRSSVGQRGDSPSPKRQEKSETNGRPDSHMRSRAAPAIATIGSRESFRRATGQTVPRRCSDSPCSSRSRQSRSRARKNGSREARRSQPRRSGPWTRTSSLDRPLNRESLGVKRDQNKVNQGAMVEAKCSESERACVGAHLPSRSRSLRSVSASGSSEVSGSRQRVVPDDNRNSTDGAAHFVNQTNTGDKAEQAVDHDGVHHGESQEKGEDVGEPQRTAAESDSAASAHELVGLGRRKRVRSLDREESINRQSLPPRVDDGSQALNREHPSTTEKRGIADHAAPCDVEQGKRRVLQSLNAKDNGQQHGMESSVARNYGRDTSEALSRCTDGRLVLAAEVAGPDTRASELSRDMKVQRRRAFRKEPFQRERHLHHEKRVTVERANIGPTADPASTGFGRHLSDRQPSRILRQPLPVGTQYGRHLRNNPPLLGQRQQDYQRSSRRFPLNSGSLGPPLSRSQWSYPPSQWSAPTVVQHTYPVSSIQRPPTRSSPWNGGPGGQNSKWTHDMYEQIAHEPERNRKRFNLYGETLEAVD